In Candidatus Manganitrophus noduliformans, the genomic stretch TGCGATCATCCTGATGACCGAATGGAATCCGTTCCGGAACCTCGATTTGGATCAGATCAAGAAGAAGTTAAAATCTCCGATCTTCATTGACCTTCGAAACGTCTACGAGCCGAAAAAAATGGCCGCCCTCGGTTTCCAATACACCAGCGTGGGACGGCCGTCCTGATTAAAAGAGGGGCGTCGTTCATGGCGCCCTTCTTTCATTGACTCTGTTGTATCAATCCCCCCGGTACTGTGCGACCCCTCCAAACGTTCCAAACCATTTGTGGCCCTGGCGATCGATGGCGATCGCATACACGGCGCCGATCCCTTCTTTCTCGGTAAAATTCTTAAATTTCTTGCCGTCGAACCGGCTGACCCCGCCGTCGGTCCCAATCCATAATGTCCCCTTCGCGTCGAACTTGAGAGCATGGATGATATTTCCGGCGAGGCCGTCTTGGATCGTATAGCTCTTCCATTTCTTTCCATCGAACCGGGAGAGCCCCCCGCCGAGGGTTCCGATCCAGAGGCGATTTTGTGAATCGATGACGGAGGAGACGACGTAGTTCGGATTATATTCGAGCGGTTTGTCCCCTCCCTGGTGGTGTTGTGGAACAAACTGTAAATCCGCGACCTCCGGGGGTTTTACCCGGGCGACCTCTGCACCGACCCCTTCCTTGTTGGTCCAGCTCTTCCAACTCTTGCCGTCGAACCGGCTGACCCCCCCTTCGGTGCCGAACCAAAACGTTCCCTTCTGGTCCTGCGCCAAGGTGTAGACCCATTTATCAATCAGCCCGTCGTCGGTTGTGTATGTTTTAAAAAACTTGCCGTCGAATCGGCTGACCCCTTTCCATGTGGCGACCCACATGGTTCCTTTCGGATCGAAATGAACCCCGTAAACCCAAAGATCGCCCAGTCCTTTGCCGCTGCCGAAGCGGGTCCAGGACGCCTCTCCATACGAAGCGGTGGAGCCGCTGCCGTAGGGGGTGTAGGTCGTCCACTGTTTTCCGTCGAACTTGCTCAGGCCTCCGCCGTAGGTTCCGATCCACTTGTTTCCCTTGGGATCGATCGCGACCGTGTGGATGATGTTGGAGAGGAGTCCGTTTTTGGTCGTGTAGGACTTTTGTTCTTCACGGACCAGGTCGTATCTGAGGAGACCGTTCGAGGTTCCCACCCAGAGGACATCCCCCTCTACCGCCAGCGCCCGAACGATCGAGAAGAGGGTAAAGTGCGTCCACAATTCTTCAGGGGGAGCATGAGGGTTGGCCTGCGCATAAGCGGGACGGGGAGAAATCGGTTGGAAAGCAAAGGGAATCGAGACGAAGAGAATAAAAAGGAATACTAAGGTGGTTTTCCGACGCATCAAATGAGTCTCATGGAGAATAATACTGGAAGGTCCGATACGTTACACCGGTCGGTTCGAGCACGGTTTTGCCCGAACGCGTGATCCATTCCTCGGCCGTCTGGGAGATCCAATTGCCGACCGAATCGAATTTGTAGCTGTATTGCTTTTTGAACTTCACCGCGCCGGCCGCGTCGAAGCGGGTCTCCTCGATCACGTTTCCCTTGGCGTCATAACGGTAAACCGTCTTGAAGTCGAGTGTGCTCACGCGGACCTGTTCGTGCGGAAGGCCCTGCATCTGGACGAGGTAAAAATTCTCTTCGGTCTTTCTCCCCTCCGCGTCGTAGAGGTAGACCCATTTGAAATCTTTGGTGCTATGGACCTGATGGCGGAACTCTTCGGCGAGATTTCCGTCTTTGTCGTAGGTATAAGTCGCCTTGGAAAAGAGGACGCCGTTCACCTGGGTGCGGGTCTCTTCGACCCGGTTCTGCGCGTGGGTGTAGGTCCATTTAAAAACAGGAAACTCTTTGTAGTCGTATTCGACCCCGTCCGTCAGGTTTCCGTTATCATCATAATTGAAGACCGATTTGAAGTTAAGGGAGACGTCGTCATAGAGTTGATCCTCCTGGATCTTGTTTCCCTTCAGATCGTAGGTGTTGGAGAGCCAGGGGATGCGGGGGCTTTCGACCCATTTCCCTTCCTGATTGGCGATATTCGTCAGTTCGATGAGGACCGTCTTCACCGGCCCGATCAGGCGCTCTTGCTCTCTGTCCGTTTTCTTGCCGGCCAACGCAGGATCAATCAGGAGGGCGACCAGGGCCAAAGCGGCCAGGGAGGTTTTCATCGGTGTTTTATTGAGTGTGTCTAAATACATGGCAAGATGGACTTCTTGGGATGAGACGGAAAGGGGACCTGAAGCGAAACAGCCGTCAGGTCCCCTTCATCTCTTCTAGCTTTTTGGCTTCACGTGGCAGCGGGTGCAGTTGGCCAGAGGGAAAGCGACCCGGCCGTGGCAGCGTCCGCAGAACTCTCCGTTAACGATCTTCACCATCGAAATCGGATTGCCCCCCTTCTTCATCATGAAAATGCCGGGGTGGCAATTGGCGCAATCCAACCAGAAAGTATGTGGGAAGTGGGGAAAGATCACGTTCGGCATGGAGCCGATCGCCGGAATTTCGATATCGAACATAAAAGGAGGGGTGGGGGGTTTATTAAGATCGAGCGACTCGTGCGGCTTGATCAGATTTTCCTGAAAGGCCTTGACCCAGTCGACTTGGCCGGAGGCATCGACCGGAAAGTCCTTCAGGACCACATCTCCATTCGTATTCTCTTGATTATAAGGGGGGCCCGGTGTGGGAAGTTTGGTCGGGTCTTCAAATTTCGGAAGAGCGGTTGCAGGATGCGGGGCCACCAGCGAAGGTTGTGATGCAAGATCTTTCTCTTGGGCCTGGGCCGGCGCCTGAACCGGAACCGCTTGGGCCGGCGCACCGGCGGCGGCAGGTACGGCGGGCGGATTCGCCGGTTCACTCTTGGCTTGGCGTATGCAGGCGTAGAAGGTGGTGAGGGAAAGGAGTATGAGCAAGCACCCGACAAAGAGATATCTTCTTCGTTCTTTCACCCAAGCCATGAAATCCTCCCCTAAGATTCAAAAATTCTTAATGTAAGGGCGTATTGCAATACGCCCCTGCATTGAAAAACAATATCTACTTTGGAAAGCCTTCCAGAACCCCTGTTGTCATCCCCGGTGTTCCGGAGTGGCAGCGGGCGCATTCAATCGGCTTCCACGAAATCGTTCCGTTGTGGCATTTCCCGCAGAACTGTCCATCAACGATGATCTTCTTCATATCGATATCATTCGATCCCGCCCGCATTTCAAAAATGGCGGGGTGACAGACCTTACACTTAAATTCCGCGCGATGGTACCAGTGAGGGAAAACAACCGGCGGCATCCCTCGTTTTTCCGCCTTGCTGTTCAGGACCATATCGCCGTAGTAGCCTGACACCTTGTCGCCGCCCCAGAAATATGCCAGCAAAAGGCCTAATCCGAGTATGATGCCGATCCGAACACTTTTCATCTTTCCTCCCTCTCCCATGCCGAAGTGGAATCCAACCGCTTGATTATCACACCGGTTTTCTTTTGTCAACAAATTTTATTCAAACGGTTCAACTAAGTGAAAAAGGGAAGCTTTTCATCTCGCGTTTCCGATTTTTTTCTTGACAAAAGTGTAAAAAAAACTATAGTTAGGCATTGGAAATTTATGTTCGTATCCGCGATCCGCTTTCTCTTAAAGATTTCCTTGTTGACCTCATTAAAGATTCGACCTGCCGCATGAGATGGAAACGCTTCGGGAGTCCGTCCGGGATGACGTTTAAGAGAATTCAAATTTTCATCTTGTTGGGAATCGTCGGCTTCATCCTATTTCTTTCCGCTTCCGCCAAAGGCGGCTCCATCATCCGATCCCGGCATGATCTCTCCGCGCTGAACTGGCGCGGATATCAGAACGAGACCGGCCCGATGCAGGGAGGGACCTTCGACGACCTCCGCGAGGCATGCGTCTACTGCCATACGCCTCACAACAGCAGCAGCTACGCCCCTCTTTGGAATCGAGAGCTTCCCCAGGAGCGGGGCTATCAAATGTATTCCAGTCCCAACTTCGATTCGGCCCCGCGGAGGGCGCCCGACGGGATCTCCCTCGCCTGTCTTTCTTGCCACGACGGATCGGTGGCGGTCGATTCGGTTCTCAAGCCGCCGCAATTTCATGACATCGTCGAAACCGGCGGCGATTATCGGATGACCCTGGAGGGAGAGGAGGGGAGTGACGCCTGCTCGAAATGCCACAATCGGTCGGAAGGGGCCTACGGCGGTCTCTCCGGCGCTCATGATGCGACCGTCCGCTACTTCACGAAGGATCTGCGGGACGACCACGCCATCTCGATGGTCTTGCCGAGCGCCGATGTCGATCCGCAGTTCAATCAGCCGACGATCTTGAAGCCGGACGGGGGGCGAATGTTTGCAAACGGGGTTCAGACGTTCGCGGGGGACAAGGTCCAGTGCGCCTCCTGCCATGACATCCACAGTCCCGATGAGAAGAACCTGCAGGGGCGGGATCCCTTTTTGAGGGCCTCCAATCGAGGGAGCGCCCTCTGCTTGACCTGTCACCAGAAGTAAAACCGGGGGCCAGGGATCGGGTGTCGGGGGGGCGGAGCAAAAATAAAGCGAAGGGAACGATAAAGTGAAGAGAGTTTTACTGGTTGTTTTAGCGATGTTGATTTTGACCGGATGCGGCGGAAAGACGAAAGCGCCCGAT encodes the following:
- a CDS encoding c(7)-type cytochrome triheme domain-containing protein, with amino-acid sequence MKSVRIGIILGLGLLLAYFWGGDKVSGYYGDMVLNSKAEKRGMPPVVFPHWYHRAEFKCKVCHPAIFEMRAGSNDIDMKKIIVDGQFCGKCHNGTISWKPIECARCHSGTPGMTTGVLEGFPK
- a CDS encoding c(7)-type cytochrome triheme domain-containing protein; translated protein: MAWVKERRRYLFVGCLLILLSLTTFYACIRQAKSEPANPPAVPAAAGAPAQAVPVQAPAQAQEKDLASQPSLVAPHPATALPKFEDPTKLPTPGPPYNQENTNGDVVLKDFPVDASGQVDWVKAFQENLIKPHESLDLNKPPTPPFMFDIEIPAIGSMPNVIFPHFPHTFWLDCANCHPGIFMMKKGGNPISMVKIVNGEFCGRCHGRVAFPLANCTRCHVKPKS
- a CDS encoding cytochrome c3 family protein — protein: MTFKRIQIFILLGIVGFILFLSASAKGGSIIRSRHDLSALNWRGYQNETGPMQGGTFDDLREACVYCHTPHNSSSYAPLWNRELPQERGYQMYSSPNFDSAPRRAPDGISLACLSCHDGSVAVDSVLKPPQFHDIVETGGDYRMTLEGEEGSDACSKCHNRSEGAYGGLSGAHDATVRYFTKDLRDDHAISMVLPSADVDPQFNQPTILKPDGGRMFANGVQTFAGDKVQCASCHDIHSPDEKNLQGRDPFLRASNRGSALCLTCHQK
- a CDS encoding ligand-binding sensor domain-containing protein, giving the protein MRRKTTLVFLFILFVSIPFAFQPISPRPAYAQANPHAPPEELWTHFTLFSIVRALAVEGDVLWVGTSNGLLRYDLVREEQKSYTTKNGLLSNIIHTVAIDPKGNKWIGTYGGGLSKFDGKQWTTYTPYGSGSTASYGEASWTRFGSGKGLGDLWVYGVHFDPKGTMWVATWKGVSRFDGKFFKTYTTDDGLIDKWVYTLAQDQKGTFWFGTEGGVSRFDGKSWKSWTNKEGVGAEVARVKPPEVADLQFVPQHHQGGDKPLEYNPNYVVSSVIDSQNRLWIGTLGGGLSRFDGKKWKSYTIQDGLAGNIIHALKFDAKGTLWIGTDGGVSRFDGKKFKNFTEKEGIGAVYAIAIDRQGHKWFGTFGGVAQYRGD